One Setaria viridis chromosome 3, Setaria_viridis_v4.0, whole genome shotgun sequence DNA window includes the following coding sequences:
- the LOC117847093 gene encoding uncharacterized protein, with amino-acid sequence MGFMLRVRLASFFAGAAAAAAGGGYFLYKDYKLAHDSMALKVKGLQDSTDARYKALEKRLAALEGQQSTGAAPDSSD; translated from the exons ATGGGGTTCATGCTGCGGGTGAGGCTGGCCTCCTTcttcgccggcgcggcggccgccgccgcgggcgggggcTACTTCCTCTACAAGGACTACAAGCTCGCCCACGACTCCATGGCCCTCAAG GTAAAAGGTCTCCAAGACTCTACTGACGCTCGCTACAAAGCCCTTGAAAAGCGACTTGCGGCTTTGGAAGGTCAGCAGAGCACTGGGGCTGCTCCGGATTCATCTGATTAG